The following are from one region of the Alteribacter lacisalsi genome:
- a CDS encoding FtsB family cell division protein, producing the protein MHDQRRETFERLASKYAKEQEQLQEQKRRRRKGLIRRMSIFGVLMAAGLIFTVYTLFTQHSTMNQQQQEQAELDQHLVELEQEEVALREEKELLQDYDYIAEIARRDYFLTKPGETLFQLPQSSSD; encoded by the coding sequence GTGCATGATCAGCGCAGAGAGACATTTGAGCGGCTGGCTTCCAAGTATGCAAAGGAGCAGGAACAGCTGCAGGAGCAGAAAAGAAGAAGAAGGAAAGGTCTCATCCGTCGTATGTCCATTTTCGGCGTTCTGATGGCTGCAGGTCTGATCTTCACGGTTTATACTCTTTTTACCCAGCATAGTACGATGAATCAGCAGCAGCAGGAACAGGCGGAACTCGATCAGCATCTGGTGGAGCTGGAGCAGGAAGAAGTAGCTCTCAGGGAAGAAAAAGAGCTCCTCCAGGACTATGATTACATTGCCGAGATTGCCAGACGGGACTACTTTCTGACAAAACCGGGTGAAACACTGTTTCAGCTGCCTCAGTCTTCATCGGATTGA
- the yabN gene encoding bifunctional methyltransferase/pyrophosphohydrolase YabN: MTHTITVVGLGAGDLDQLPLGSYRTLKKADLLFVRTNDHPVLNDLAAEGVQWQSYDHFYEANDQFSDVYGAITASLFEQVQKQDIVYAVPGHPLVAEETVQRLLKEKDKHGVQVSISGGQSFLDPVFASLQIDPVDGFQLVDGTALKGTELELRHHIVICQVYDAFIASEVKLTLMEHLPDDYAVTVVTAAGSSGEKLTEVPLYELDRVTGINNLTAVYVPPVKDNTLLSREFSRLRDVIATLRGPDGCPWDQKQTHESLKPYLIEEAYEVIEAIDAEDDEHLAEELGDVLLQVMLHAQIGEDNGYFTISDVIGAITEKMIRRHPHVFAEADARTADAVLTQWEEIKKEEKGAAGRPEGLLSGIPASLPGLLRAYKVQKKAAKAGFDWPDAAPMHEKLREEIAEWERELASGDETAAAAEFGDVLFTIVNLARFHKIDPEEALRLTNNKFIRRFTFIEETVTAAGLRLEDQTLDQLDALWEEAKEQGL, from the coding sequence ATGACACATACCATTACAGTAGTTGGTCTTGGTGCAGGTGACCTTGACCAGCTGCCGCTCGGAAGCTACAGAACCCTTAAAAAAGCAGACCTTCTGTTTGTGAGGACAAACGATCATCCGGTCCTTAACGATCTGGCGGCAGAAGGGGTGCAGTGGCAGAGCTATGATCATTTTTATGAAGCAAACGACCAGTTTTCGGATGTATACGGCGCCATTACAGCCTCTCTGTTTGAACAGGTGCAAAAACAGGACATCGTTTACGCTGTACCGGGCCACCCGCTCGTTGCAGAGGAAACCGTTCAGCGTCTGCTGAAGGAAAAAGATAAACATGGCGTTCAAGTCAGCATCAGCGGCGGGCAGAGCTTCCTCGATCCTGTGTTCGCCTCGTTGCAAATAGATCCTGTGGACGGTTTTCAACTCGTTGATGGCACAGCGCTAAAAGGCACCGAACTGGAGCTTCGCCACCATATCGTCATCTGCCAGGTTTACGATGCCTTTATTGCTTCGGAAGTTAAGCTGACACTGATGGAGCATCTTCCCGATGACTATGCTGTAACAGTTGTGACTGCCGCAGGGAGCAGCGGGGAAAAGCTGACCGAAGTCCCTCTTTATGAACTGGACAGAGTGACAGGAATCAATAATTTAACCGCAGTTTACGTGCCGCCAGTAAAAGACAACACCCTGTTATCCCGTGAATTCTCAAGGCTCCGTGACGTAATCGCCACACTTCGCGGACCGGACGGCTGTCCCTGGGATCAAAAGCAGACACACGAATCGCTGAAGCCGTATTTAATAGAAGAAGCTTACGAAGTGATTGAAGCGATTGATGCAGAGGATGATGAGCATCTCGCAGAAGAACTCGGCGACGTGCTGCTTCAAGTGATGCTTCATGCCCAGATTGGGGAGGATAACGGCTACTTTACTATTTCAGACGTGATCGGGGCGATTACAGAAAAAATGATTCGCCGTCATCCTCACGTATTCGCAGAAGCAGATGCTCGAACTGCAGATGCAGTCCTCACGCAGTGGGAGGAAATAAAAAAAGAGGAAAAAGGCGCCGCCGGCCGGCCGGAAGGACTGCTCTCAGGCATACCTGCTTCTCTTCCGGGTCTGTTAAGAGCGTACAAAGTACAGAAAAAAGCAGCAAAAGCCGGTTTTGACTGGCCCGATGCAGCCCCGATGCACGAAAAACTGCGCGAAGAAATAGCAGAGTGGGAGCGGGAGCTTGCGTCCGGGGATGAAACTGCAGCCGCGGCGGAGTTTGGGGACGTTCTCTTTACAATCGTGAACCTGGCCCGCTTTCATAAAATTGACCCGGAGGAAGCCCTCCGACTGACGAACAACAAATTCATCCGCCGCTTTACCTTTATCGAGGAAACGGTAACCGCTGCGGGCCTGCGTCTCGAAGATCAGACGCTCGATCAGCTGGACGCCCTCTGGGAAGAAGCCAAAGAGCAGGGACTCTAA
- a CDS encoding RNA-binding S4 domain-containing protein, translating to MRIDKYLKVSRLIKRRTMAKELAEKGRIDVNGQTAKAGTNVKAGDELTIRFGQKTVTVQVDRLEERARKDEAATLYTLVKEEAVKRPEDDWL from the coding sequence ATGAGAATTGATAAATATTTAAAAGTATCACGGCTGATTAAGCGGCGGACCATGGCGAAGGAGCTGGCTGAAAAAGGCCGAATTGATGTGAACGGTCAAACCGCCAAAGCGGGAACGAATGTTAAAGCAGGGGATGAATTAACAATTCGCTTCGGACAGAAAACCGTTACCGTACAGGTGGACCGTCTGGAAGAGCGCGCCCGTAAGGATGAAGCGGCAACACTTTACACCCTGGTAAAGGAAGAGGCGGTTAAACGCCCGGAAGACGACTGGCTGTAA
- a CDS encoding putative polysaccharide biosynthesis protein — translation MMMEPGESDTQSRKKQNHTYKQSFLRGAVYLSLAALIVKVLSAVYKVPYQNITGDTGFYVYQQVYPFYGIALVMATYGFPVIISKLVADEFEQNGRGAVRSILAVSFVTVGIVNFVLGGLLIALAPYLAGWMGDPGLVMPLRGMAAPFFIMPFVSVLRGYYQGLHWMTPSAVSQVGEQFVRVAVILVLSAWAMSNYGPYEAGTAAAAGSFFGAGAAFLILLAAGKKYTKNSFSTHNGNGTHIKWKEQSIAILTGGFFVCLSAMSLIAMQLIDSFTLIRLLRFSGFTLEAAGILKGVYDRGWPVVQLGTVLTTSFSLSLVPMVAKAALRHDRKLQQQYTIRALKTGAVFGGAAAVGLASVMPSLNPMLFTDTSGQTALQVISFSVLPASVFLTGAAILHGAGKGRSLLGLTAAGLFLKAAGNAVFVPAFAINGAALATLISFSVMAVMLGAVLYRYELLVFSEKRAGRTVRWAAALLLTGITAFLWQSGTIAVLHAWTEAGSRTAMTAAALSASSAGAVVFLAAAVKLGVVTKEEWGALPKLGSVLEKFERKKGADRQ, via the coding sequence ATGATGATGGAACCGGGCGAAAGCGATACACAAAGCCGCAAAAAACAGAATCATACATACAAACAGTCTTTCCTGAGAGGAGCGGTGTATCTCTCCCTTGCAGCACTGATTGTCAAAGTGCTCAGTGCGGTTTATAAAGTGCCGTATCAGAATATCACGGGCGATACAGGCTTTTACGTCTACCAGCAGGTATACCCGTTTTACGGTATTGCCCTCGTAATGGCTACCTATGGATTTCCGGTTATTATTTCAAAGCTTGTTGCCGATGAATTTGAGCAGAACGGACGAGGCGCAGTCAGGAGCATTCTGGCTGTATCGTTTGTTACTGTCGGTATTGTCAATTTCGTTCTTGGCGGACTGCTTATCGCTCTTGCTCCGTATCTTGCCGGCTGGATGGGCGATCCCGGGCTTGTTATGCCTCTGCGCGGCATGGCGGCACCTTTTTTTATTATGCCTTTTGTCTCTGTACTGCGTGGGTATTATCAGGGACTGCACTGGATGACGCCTTCTGCAGTTTCCCAGGTCGGCGAACAGTTTGTCCGTGTCGCAGTCATTCTCGTTCTCTCTGCATGGGCGATGTCAAATTACGGTCCATATGAAGCGGGCACTGCGGCAGCTGCAGGGTCATTTTTCGGAGCAGGCGCTGCTTTTCTCATTTTGCTTGCAGCAGGAAAGAAATACACGAAGAATAGTTTTTCAACCCATAACGGAAACGGAACACATATTAAATGGAAGGAACAGAGCATCGCGATACTCACAGGCGGCTTTTTTGTCTGTCTGAGCGCGATGTCCCTGATCGCCATGCAGCTCATAGACTCCTTTACACTAATCAGGCTGCTCAGATTTTCCGGCTTTACCCTTGAGGCGGCCGGGATCCTGAAAGGCGTGTATGACCGAGGCTGGCCCGTTGTTCAACTCGGCACGGTGCTGACGACCTCATTTTCACTGAGCCTCGTTCCGATGGTAGCAAAAGCGGCGTTACGGCATGATCGAAAGCTACAGCAGCAGTATACAATCCGCGCTTTGAAAACCGGGGCTGTGTTCGGCGGCGCGGCTGCTGTCGGGCTGGCTTCGGTTATGCCGTCTCTCAATCCGATGCTTTTTACAGATACATCGGGACAGACAGCGCTGCAGGTGATCAGCTTTTCCGTGCTCCCAGCCTCTGTCTTTCTAACCGGAGCGGCTATTCTCCACGGTGCCGGAAAAGGGCGGAGTCTGCTAGGACTTACTGCAGCCGGTCTATTCCTGAAAGCAGCGGGCAATGCGGTGTTCGTACCGGCTTTTGCTATTAACGGTGCGGCTCTGGCCACCTTAATCAGTTTTTCTGTGATGGCCGTGATGTTAGGGGCCGTCCTCTACAGGTATGAACTGCTCGTTTTTTCAGAAAAGAGAGCAGGCCGGACTGTAAGGTGGGCGGCAGCGCTGCTTTTGACCGGGATCACGGCTTTTCTGTGGCAGAGCGGGACGATCGCTGTTCTGCATGCATGGACAGAAGCGGGAAGCCGGACGGCAATGACAGCCGCAGCTCTGTCAGCTTCATCTGCAGGGGCAGTTGTATTCCTTGCCGCAGCGGTGAAGCTGGGGGTCGTAACAAAAGAAGAATGGGGCGCACTGCCGAAGCTCGGCAGTGTGCTTGAGAAATTTGAACGGAAAAAAGGAGCTGACAGACAATGA
- the yabQ gene encoding spore cortex biosynthesis protein YabQ, protein MTLDVQFETMLVMTVMGIWLGAAMDTYHRFLGSPRQFRWTHLVNDLFFWCGQGLFLFYVLLRVNEGEMRFYVLLALLLGYSTYRALFQRIWMQVLEWLIRTVIAIYRIIVRLIKLFIVLPLKWLLQVVLALCMILLSTIWRIVYFLLKIVILPVRWLLEKAGVRFTFLGKWKMNIFSSTEKVRDRLKRLTDWFKKRKR, encoded by the coding sequence GTGACACTCGATGTTCAGTTTGAGACGATGCTGGTCATGACGGTGATGGGCATCTGGCTCGGTGCTGCCATGGATACGTATCACCGTTTTCTCGGCAGCCCGCGTCAGTTTCGCTGGACTCACCTCGTCAATGACCTCTTTTTCTGGTGCGGCCAGGGGCTTTTTCTTTTTTATGTCCTTCTGAGAGTAAACGAAGGAGAGATGCGTTTTTACGTTCTCCTTGCTCTGCTTCTCGGCTATTCCACCTACCGCGCCCTTTTTCAGAGAATATGGATGCAGGTGCTGGAGTGGCTGATCCGGACCGTCATTGCCATTTACCGTATCATTGTCAGACTAATAAAATTATTTATTGTGCTGCCGCTGAAATGGCTGTTGCAAGTTGTACTGGCCTTATGTATGATATTATTATCCACAATATGGAGAATTGTTTACTTTTTACTAAAAATTGTAATACTGCCGGTTCGCTGGCTGTTGGAGAAAGCCGGGGTCCGTTTTACGTTCCTCGGAAAGTGGAAAATGAACATATTCTCGTCTACGGAAAAAGTACGGGACCGGCTGAAGCGGCTGACAGACTGGTTTAAAAAACGAAAGAGGTGA
- a CDS encoding protein kinase domain-containing protein: MRDPVSKKQACSLSPGETVIGRWHGNRYSIVKELGRGATGTVFLVRSEKGLAALKAGSDAMSITSEVNVLQHFSKVQGEYLGPSLFDVDDFTVKEGTYPFYVMEYIEGEEVIPLLRNKGEEWAGILAVQLLGDLDRLHQAGWIFGDLKPENLLITGPPIRVRWFDVGGTTRTGRAIKEFTEFFDRGYWGLGGRKADPGYDLFAVAMILINSAYPSRFERAGNDNLALLIKKVAEKPSLIRFERIINRALTGQYREAMEMRRDLMEEIGSSSGSKRREPPQRMPAFIRSSPSASLPAAPTRKAHKKERRTLRKRSSGLIETVLVAAFLLLGYALYLFVQIM, encoded by the coding sequence ATGAGAGATCCGGTCTCGAAGAAACAGGCATGTAGCCTCTCTCCCGGGGAAACGGTAATCGGCCGCTGGCACGGGAACCGCTACAGTATTGTAAAGGAACTGGGCCGGGGAGCAACAGGAACGGTATTCCTGGTTCGTTCAGAGAAGGGGCTGGCAGCGCTGAAAGCCGGAAGCGACGCCATGTCCATTACCTCGGAAGTAAACGTGCTCCAGCATTTTTCTAAGGTCCAGGGTGAGTACCTTGGACCTTCTCTTTTCGATGTGGACGACTTTACAGTAAAAGAGGGGACCTACCCTTTTTATGTAATGGAGTATATCGAAGGGGAAGAGGTGATTCCGCTTCTCAGAAATAAAGGAGAAGAATGGGCAGGGATCCTTGCCGTTCAGCTTCTTGGTGACCTTGACAGGCTGCATCAGGCCGGCTGGATCTTCGGGGATCTGAAACCGGAAAACCTGCTTATCACAGGCCCGCCTATAAGGGTAAGATGGTTTGATGTAGGCGGAACGACCAGGACCGGTCGGGCAATCAAGGAATTTACCGAGTTTTTCGACCGCGGCTACTGGGGTCTTGGGGGAAGAAAAGCAGATCCGGGATACGATCTGTTCGCTGTTGCCATGATTTTAATCAACAGTGCCTACCCGTCCCGGTTTGAACGTGCAGGAAATGACAACCTGGCTCTTTTAATAAAAAAGGTTGCGGAAAAGCCTTCCCTGATCCGGTTTGAACGCATCATTAATAGGGCGCTCACTGGTCAGTACAGGGAAGCTATGGAGATGAGAAGAGATCTGATGGAGGAGATCGGAAGCTCGTCCGGTTCAAAGAGAAGAGAGCCGCCGCAGCGTATGCCTGCATTCATCAGGTCCTCTCCTTCTGCCAGTCTGCCCGCTGCACCGACGCGAAAAGCACACAAAAAAGAGCGCAGAACACTTCGGAAACGCTCCTCCGGTCTTATTGAAACGGTTCTTGTGGCCGCTTTTCTTCTGCTTGGTTATGCACTATACTTATTTGTACAAATCATGTAG
- the yabP gene encoding sporulation protein YabP — MNHYNEYVPMGQGHKQKDHNITMRGRKTLEITGVKQVESFDNEEFLLETEMGYLSIRGQHLQMKNLDVDEGNVSIQGRVDDLVYLEQGHGDKSKGFFGKLFK, encoded by the coding sequence ATGAATCACTATAACGAGTACGTGCCAATGGGGCAGGGGCATAAACAGAAAGATCATAACATTACAATGCGGGGACGCAAGACACTTGAAATCACCGGGGTTAAACAGGTGGAAAGCTTCGACAATGAAGAATTTCTTCTGGAAACCGAGATGGGCTACCTGTCGATCAGGGGGCAGCATCTGCAGATGAAAAACCTGGATGTGGACGAAGGAAATGTCTCCATTCAGGGCCGTGTGGACGACCTGGTTTATCTTGAGCAGGGCCATGGTGATAAATCCAAAGGATTCTTCGGGAAGTTATTCAAGTGA
- the spoIIE gene encoding stage II sporulation protein E translates to MIGRLTYRSTGQPSAIPMPAKPFSRMVKRVAAWMDKPSVKDANRTVLIIMIGFLLGRAVILMHLLPFAVPFLAVMLHWQKAKAKWALLALWAGAATISLPFASYAVAATIAYLVLHRVITTVRPQANLIPLTVFITVASVRFSVISFQEGFSSYGAMVAGVEAGLALVVTMIFLQSIPIIFERKNKMSLRHEEIVCIVIFMASVMTGTVGWLLYGLSVEFIIARYLVLVFAFVGGAAIGSTVGVVVGLILSLANVANLFHMSLLAFSGLLGGLLKEGKRIGVCAGLLVGTGLMGMYGDNQGTLGISLMETGVAIAVFLITPKRWIEQVARYIPGTAEHAVEQQQYLRKIRDLTAGKVEQFSRLFSTLSNSFSEVEAPDGTNEPGRDTDLFLSKVTEKTCQTCMKKHTCWTRKFSETYNLMERTMEEVETNGDVYDRRLMSDLHAHCIKHDKVVRAVKDEISQLHASKQLRKQIIESRRLVADQLRGVSRVMEDFAKDIQREQKTHELQEEKITESLQHAGIALEQVEVYSLDNGNVDIEMIIAHNEYNEGEKVIAPLLSHILKETIVVKHTEKASLAGGAERLVFGSARQYVVTTGASQTAKGGKWISGDSYSTMELGAGKYALAISDGMGNGKRAHLESNDTIELLRNILRSGIEETVAIKSINSVLALRSEEEMFSTLDLVMIDMQDATAKFLKVGSIPSFLKRGRQVKMIESGNLPIGMISDVEVDVVNEQLKSGDLLIMMSDGIFDGPADIENKEVWMKRVINEMKTNDPQEVADLLMERVIREGGGIHDDMTVVVARIDHHLPKWATIPVSFEEKAFAKSR, encoded by the coding sequence ATGATAGGACGACTGACGTACCGATCGACCGGACAACCTTCGGCGATTCCAATGCCGGCAAAGCCGTTTTCCCGCATGGTAAAAAGGGTGGCAGCCTGGATGGACAAGCCGAGTGTGAAAGATGCAAACCGAACAGTTCTAATTATTATGATTGGCTTTCTGCTGGGAAGGGCGGTGATTTTAATGCACCTGTTACCCTTCGCAGTGCCCTTTCTGGCTGTCATGCTTCACTGGCAGAAAGCCAAGGCCAAATGGGCACTACTCGCGTTATGGGCAGGTGCAGCCACGATCTCTCTGCCCTTCGCCTCGTATGCGGTTGCGGCCACAATCGCCTACCTGGTTTTACACCGGGTTATCACCACCGTAAGGCCGCAGGCGAACCTCATTCCGCTGACGGTATTTATCACCGTGGCTTCGGTCAGATTTTCGGTGATTTCGTTTCAGGAGGGGTTCAGCAGCTACGGGGCTATGGTTGCCGGAGTGGAGGCGGGACTGGCCCTGGTGGTCACCATGATTTTTCTTCAGAGCATCCCCATAATCTTTGAACGAAAGAACAAAATGTCTCTGCGGCATGAAGAGATCGTCTGCATTGTCATTTTTATGGCATCGGTCATGACAGGAACGGTCGGCTGGCTATTGTACGGTCTGTCAGTCGAATTTATAATCGCCAGGTACCTGGTGCTGGTGTTCGCTTTCGTCGGAGGAGCAGCGATTGGATCGACGGTGGGCGTCGTCGTAGGTCTGATCCTGAGTCTGGCAAATGTGGCAAACCTCTTTCACATGAGCCTGCTGGCCTTTTCGGGACTTCTGGGGGGTCTCCTCAAGGAGGGAAAGCGAATCGGTGTCTGTGCCGGACTATTAGTCGGAACCGGTCTAATGGGAATGTACGGGGATAATCAGGGTACACTCGGCATTTCTCTTATGGAAACGGGTGTTGCGATCGCTGTTTTTCTGATCACGCCGAAACGGTGGATCGAACAGGTGGCCCGCTATATTCCAGGCACAGCCGAACATGCGGTGGAGCAGCAGCAGTATCTGCGTAAAATCAGGGACCTGACCGCCGGAAAAGTGGAACAGTTCTCACGGCTGTTCAGCACACTTTCCAACAGCTTTTCCGAAGTGGAGGCCCCTGACGGGACGAATGAGCCCGGGCGTGATACGGATCTATTCTTAAGTAAAGTCACAGAGAAAACGTGCCAGACCTGTATGAAAAAGCATACGTGCTGGACGCGGAAATTCTCTGAAACATATAACCTCATGGAACGAACGATGGAAGAGGTCGAGACCAATGGGGATGTGTACGACAGGCGGCTTATGTCCGACCTCCATGCCCACTGTATCAAACACGATAAAGTCGTACGGGCGGTAAAAGATGAAATCAGCCAGCTCCATGCGAGCAAGCAATTGAGAAAGCAGATCATCGAAAGCCGCCGACTTGTGGCTGACCAGCTTCGAGGGGTATCACGGGTAATGGAGGATTTTGCAAAGGATATTCAGCGGGAGCAGAAGACCCACGAACTGCAGGAGGAAAAGATCACCGAGTCGCTTCAGCATGCAGGAATCGCTCTGGAGCAGGTGGAGGTCTACTCGCTGGATAACGGAAATGTGGACATTGAAATGATCATTGCCCACAACGAATATAACGAGGGTGAAAAAGTGATCGCGCCGCTCTTGTCTCATATTCTAAAAGAAACAATCGTGGTCAAACATACGGAAAAAGCATCGCTTGCCGGCGGAGCGGAACGTCTCGTGTTCGGTTCGGCCAGGCAGTACGTGGTTACTACCGGCGCATCCCAGACTGCAAAAGGAGGGAAGTGGATCTCGGGAGACAGTTATTCCACTATGGAACTTGGAGCCGGGAAGTATGCTCTTGCCATCAGTGACGGGATGGGAAACGGAAAACGGGCGCATCTGGAGAGCAACGACACGATCGAGTTGCTGCGGAACATCCTGCGTTCGGGGATCGAGGAAACCGTGGCGATTAAATCGATTAATTCGGTACTGGCTCTCAGATCTGAAGAAGAAATGTTTTCCACTCTTGATCTGGTGATGATCGATATGCAGGATGCTACAGCTAAATTTCTGAAGGTCGGCTCGATCCCGAGCTTCTTAAAAAGAGGAAGGCAGGTGAAGATGATTGAATCGGGAAATTTGCCTATTGGAATGATTTCAGATGTAGAAGTGGATGTGGTGAACGAGCAGCTGAAAAGCGGAGATCTGCTCATCATGATGAGCGACGGAATCTTCGACGGTCCGGCTGACATTGAAAACAAGGAGGTGTGGATGAAGCGGGTTATTAACGAAATGAAAACGAATGACCCGCAGGAAGTGGCCGATCTTCTGATGGAGCGCGTCATCCGGGAGGGAGGCGGCATACACGACGATATGACGGTCGTGGTCGCCCGGATTGACCACCACCTTCCGAAGTGGGCCACAATTCCGGTCTCATTCGAAGAAAAAGCCTTTGCGAAAAGCAGGTAG
- the spoVT gene encoding stage V sporulation protein T: MKATGIVRRIDDLGRVVIPKEIRRTLRIREGDPLEIFVDRDGEVILKKYSPISELGDFAQEYAEALYDSLNHPVLIADRDTYIAVAGGSKKEYANKSIGELAETAMNDRKTLLEASAGEYNIAGDAKENLNGYVIAPIIAGGDPIGAVILVAKDSAEMGDVERKLAETAAGFLARQMEQ, translated from the coding sequence ATGAAGGCAACTGGTATTGTTCGTCGAATTGATGACCTGGGCCGCGTAGTAATTCCGAAAGAGATCCGGCGCACACTGAGAATCCGTGAGGGAGACCCCCTTGAGATCTTCGTTGACCGTGACGGAGAAGTGATTCTCAAGAAGTACTCGCCAATCTCGGAGCTTGGTGACTTTGCACAGGAATATGCAGAAGCACTTTATGATAGCCTGAATCATCCAGTGCTGATTGCAGACCGGGATACTTACATTGCAGTGGCAGGCGGCTCGAAGAAAGAATATGCAAACAAGAGTATCGGGGAGCTGGCGGAAACCGCGATGAACGACCGGAAAACGCTGCTGGAAGCAAGTGCAGGTGAGTACAACATCGCAGGTGATGCGAAAGAAAACCTGAACGGGTACGTGATTGCTCCAATTATTGCCGGAGGCGATCCAATCGGCGCTGTGATTCTTGTAGCCAAAGACAGTGCAGAAATGGGCGATGTGGAGAGAAAGCTTGCTGAAACAGCAGCTGGATTCCTCGCCCGCCAGATGGAGCAGTAA
- a CDS encoding vWA domain-containing protein, producing MTKGTLRQVLLLTDGCSNAGEDPTAIAALAKEQGITVNVIGIMDESRQGGQGLKEVEEIAMSGGGVSQIVYARQLSQTVQMVTRKAMTQTIQGVVNKELQQILGEDHELEDLAPAKRGQVVEVVDDLGETMDLEVVILVDTSASMTEKLPMVQEALVDLSVSLRSRTGGNQFSLYSFPGRRKDVEKRLGWTPELDSLAGVFKKLTPGGLTPTGPALQEALRIFRKRMDTSEGRWDERSGLEETGM from the coding sequence ATGACAAAGGGAACGCTCAGACAGGTGCTGCTTTTAACGGACGGATGCTCAAACGCCGGGGAAGACCCGACTGCGATCGCGGCACTGGCAAAGGAGCAGGGAATTACGGTGAATGTGATCGGTATTATGGACGAGAGCCGGCAGGGCGGTCAGGGACTGAAGGAAGTTGAAGAGATTGCCATGTCAGGAGGCGGTGTAAGCCAGATCGTCTATGCAAGGCAGTTGTCCCAGACAGTTCAGATGGTGACAAGAAAAGCGATGACACAAACCATTCAGGGGGTGGTCAATAAAGAACTGCAGCAAATTCTCGGCGAGGATCATGAACTGGAAGATCTGGCTCCGGCAAAGCGGGGGCAGGTCGTTGAAGTGGTTGATGACCTCGGGGAGACGATGGACCTCGAGGTGGTCATCCTCGTAGACACAAGCGCAAGCATGACCGAGAAGCTGCCGATGGTACAGGAAGCGCTTGTAGATTTATCCGTTAGCCTGCGTTCCCGGACGGGCGGGAATCAGTTTTCTCTTTATTCGTTTCCCGGCAGACGAAAAGATGTTGAGAAGCGGCTTGGCTGGACACCGGAGCTGGACTCACTGGCTGGTGTGTTCAAAAAGCTTACTCCGGGCGGTCTGACGCCGACCGGTCCGGCACTTCAGGAAGCGCTCCGCATTTTCAGGAAGAGAATGGACACAAGTGAGGGCCGATGGGATGAGAGATCCGGTCTCGAAGAAACAGGCATGTAG
- a CDS encoding S1 domain-containing RNA-binding protein encodes MSIEVGSKVKGKVTGITNFGAFVELPGGKTGLVHISEVADNYVKDINEHLTVGDEVEVKILNVESDGKIGLSIRKAKDKPAGQQSSGSGSGRPQRRGGSGGPRQPRQRTMSFEDKMSRFLKDSEERLTSLKRHTESKRGGKGTKK; translated from the coding sequence ATGTCGATTGAAGTAGGCAGCAAGGTGAAAGGTAAAGTCACGGGCATTACAAACTTCGGAGCTTTCGTTGAACTTCCGGGAGGCAAGACCGGTCTGGTCCATATCAGTGAAGTGGCAGACAACTATGTAAAAGACATTAATGAGCATCTGACGGTCGGCGATGAAGTCGAAGTCAAAATATTGAACGTCGAAAGCGATGGCAAAATCGGGCTGTCGATCCGAAAGGCAAAGGATAAACCTGCTGGTCAGCAGAGCAGCGGATCCGGTTCCGGGCGTCCCCAGAGACGTGGAGGCAGCGGAGGACCGCGTCAGCCGCGCCAGAGAACAATGTCTTTTGAAGACAAAATGAGCCGCTTCCTGAAAGACAGCGAAGAGCGCCTTACCTCACTGAAGCGCCACACGGAGTCCAAGCGCGGAGGCAAAGGCACGAAGAAGTAA